AGTAGGTGGCTCCTTTGCGGTCAATAATATGGTAGGCTGCATCGCGTACATTGATAAAAATTTGATCCAGTTCGTCTTGGGTAGGCCCTTTTCCTTCTTTTAAATAATCCGATATTGGACGGACTCCAAGAGTTGCATGACTCCACACGGGCAATTCCGAATCCCCATGTTCCCCGATGATATAGGCATGCACATTCTGTGGATTTACTTTATAAGCTTTACTAAGTAAATAACGCAAACGTGCTGTATCAAGGATGGTACCCGATCCAATCACACGATGAGCGGGTAAACCAGAATATTTCCAAGTCGCATAAGATAGGATATCAACCGGATTGGTTGCAACCAGGAACAATCCAACAAAACCGCTTTTCATCACTTCACTGACAATGGATTTAAAAATCTTGGCGTTCTTATCAACAAGGTCGAGACGGGTTTCTCCAGGTTGCTGGTTGGCACCAGCAGTGATCACCACGAGGTCCGCATCTTTACAATCACTATAATCCCCTGCCCAGATGCGCATCGGCGAACCAAATGGCAAGGCATGATTCAGATCCATTGCGTCCCCTTCTGCTTTTTTCTTGTTGATGTCAATTAACACTAACTCATTAGCCAAACCTTGGTTCACTACAGCAAACGCGTAGCTTGATCCAACAAAACCTGTTCCAATTAATACTATTTTTGTTACTTTCTCCATTATAGATCAACTCCTTATGCTTTTTACGG
The sequence above is a segment of the Caldalkalibacillus thermarum genome. Coding sequences within it:
- a CDS encoding L-lactate dehydrogenase, encoding MEKVTKIVLIGTGFVGSSYAFAVVNQGLANELVLIDINKKKAEGDAMDLNHALPFGSPMRIWAGDYSDCKDADLVVITAGANQQPGETRLDLVDKNAKIFKSIVSEVMKSGFVGLFLVATNPVDILSYATWKYSGLPAHRVIGSGTILDTARLRYLLSKAYKVNPQNVHAYIIGEHGDSELPVWSHATLGVRPISDYLKEGKGPTQDELDQIFINVRDAAYHIIDRKGATYYGIAMAMARLTRAILNDENSVLTVSTLLNGEYGLKDIYIGVPAIVNRSGIREVVELNLNEQELEKLHHSAEVLTQIMKKVF